In Cryptococcus gattii WM276 chromosome N, complete sequence, a single window of DNA contains:
- a CDS encoding Uracil permease (Similar to TIGR gene model, INSD accession AAW47199.1), with protein sequence MPIRRIRMPKLVVEGSKGREAALENHDLLPIPLERRTWNFTTFSIFWFSAVGTVANWLSGGTFLSYGITVWDGILCNFFGYLLISFFMVINGRAGSVYHIGFPVYCRSSFGVFGSFWPVFNRALSACVWNGVNTVTGGQCIYIFLHSIFPSIAHLPNHMPTTSGMTSAQMCGFFLFWFFTGCALFLSVPKWKLLIHAKLVAYFLSCVGMLALALTTSKGVGNTLTAGPTVHGSERAWLIVRFTLLSAAGCSTFASNASDWQRNATHRRDPIFGQIFGFPMSNFITTLCGLIVAASSEKAYGTLIWNPLTYLDRILTENYDAKTRAGTAIISIGFAYSALFSCVFENVLPAGNDISSLAPKYLSMKRAFAICMIITVVICPWYLLGSAGIFVTFISSYQIFLFSIVGILLVDYYIISKGRLDLTWMYTADKKGPYYYTFGINWRAILAYFIGAGVNFAGFLNSMGVKGLSTGVVRSFYFAFITTGCASGLSYYLLARFFPQENYKRFKGLMFREWTEEEVELYVQGAPWRILETAPPEVGMDGVPIMPGSRISLENVEDMDEKKVDTTHTTVLEA encoded by the exons ATGCCTATACGACGAATAAGGATGCCCAAGTTGGTGGTGGAAGGGTCAAAAGGCAGAGAGGCTGCTCTTGAAAATCATGACCTTCTGCCCATCCCCTTGGAGAGAAG AACTTGGAATTTCACCACTTTCT CAATTTTCTGGTTCTCGGCAGTTGGAACAGTTGCCAATTGGTTAAGCGGAGGTACATTCTTGTCC TACGGCATCACTGTCTGGGACGGTATCCTTTGCAACTTTTTTGGATatctcctcatctccttctttaTGGTCATCAACGGCCGTGCTGGATCAGTTTATCAT ATCGGTTTCCCTGTTTATTGTCGATCTTCATTCGGTGTCTTCGGTTCCTTTTGGCCTGTGTTCAATCGTGCTCTCTCAGCATGTGTCTGGAACGGTGTCAACACCGTCACCGGCGGTCAATGTATCTACATCTTTCTCCACtccatctttccctccATCGCTCATCTCCCTAATCACATGCCCACTACTTCGGGTATGACTTCTGCCCAGATGTGCggcttcttcctcttctggTTCTTTACTGGCTGCGcgctcttcctctccgTCCCCAAATGGAAGTTGCTCATCCATGCCAAGCTTGTGGCCTACTTCCTCAGTTGCGTGGGTATGCTTGCTCTGGCCCTCACCACCAGCAAAGGTGTAGGAAACACCTTGACAGCTGGACCTACAGTTCATGGAAGTGAGAGGGCATGGTTGATTGTGAGGTTCACTTTGCTCTCTGCTGCAGGGTGCTCAACGTTTGCCAGTAATGCGAGTGACTGGCAGCGGAATGCTACCCACAGGAGAGATCCGATCTTCGGTCAGATTTTCGGCTTCCCAATGTCCAAC TTTATTACCACTCTCTGCGGCCTCATCGTCGCAGCTTCCTCTGAAAAGGCATACGGCACCCTCATTTGGAACCCACTCACCTACCTCGATCGTATTCTGACCGAAAACTACGATGCCAAAACCCGAGCGGGCACTGCCATCATCTCTATCGGTTTTGCTTATTCTGCACTCTTTTCTTGTGTATTTGAAAATGTGTTACCGGCGGGTAATGATATCAGCTCTTTGGCGCCCAAATATTTGTCAATGAAGAGAGCATTTGCAATCTGCATGATAATCACTGTGGT CATTTGCCCATGGTATCTCCTTGGGTCGGCGGGTATTTTTGTCACATTCATCTCATCATACCAgatcttcctcttcagtATCGTTGGTATTCTCCTCGTTGATTACTACATCATCTCTAAGGGTCGACTTGACCTTACTTGGATGTACACTGCGGACAAGAAAGGTCCTTACT ACTACACCTTCGGTATCAATTGGAGGGCAATACTCGCTTACTTTATCGGCGCTGGCGTCAACTTTGCTGGAT TTCTCAACAGCATGGGTGTAAAAGGTCTCTCCACCGGTGTCGTCCGTTCATTCTACTTCGCATTCATAACCACCGGCTGCGCCTCTGGTCTCTCCTACTACCTTCTGGCCAGATTCTTCCCTCAAGAGAACTACAAACGCTTCAAGGGACTAATGTTCCGTGAATGgacagaggaagaggttgagCTTTATGTCCAGGGCGCACCGTGGAGGATTTTGGAGACAGCCCCACCAGAAGTGGGAATGGATGGGGTGCCTATCATGCCTGGAAGCAGAATAAGTTTGGAGAATGTGGAAGATAtggatgagaagaaggttgaTACCACGCACACCACTGTTCTCGAAGCGTAA
- a CDS encoding Mitochondrial ornithine transporter 1, putative (Similar to TIGR gene model, INSD accession AAW47198.1) gives MSEITPISEYFQPPRKRNDVAIELISGSFGGASQVLTGQPLDTLKTRAQTAPKGQFKNTWDIFKVTVRNEGFLALYKGMMSPLLGVAAVNSLLFTAYGTARRIVSPYPDLSIPQVATAGAIAGAANAVLASPVEMFKIKMQGQYGGKDDKRLGRVVGDMWKEYGFRNGIMRGYWVTVIREIPAYAGFYAGYEYSKRWFAKHYAPNNLPVWTLLTSGAVGGVSYWLACYPLDVVKSRVQMARLPPSKGGWLSGGYVAREINAIVMEGGVSSLFRGIGPSLVRAVPAAGATFAAYELAREYIINHNLL, from the exons ATGTCTGAAATCACTCCCATCTCTGAGTATTTTCAACCACCCAGGAAAAGGAATGATGTCGCCATCGAACTTATCTCTGGCAGTTTCGGAGGTGCTTCTCAGGTCTTGACTGGTCAA CCCCTTGATACCCTGAAAACT CGAGCACAAACCGCCCCTAAAGGGCAGTTCAAGAATACTTGGGACATCTTTAAGGTTACCGTGAGGAATGAGGGCTTTTTGGCATTATACAAGGGTATG ATGTCGCCTCTTCTCGGTGTTGCTGCCGTCAactctcttctttttaCCGCCTACGGCACTGCTCGTCGTATTGTCTCTCCGTATCCCGACCTTTCCATCCCTCAAGTTGCCACTGCTGGCGCTATAGCCGGTGCGGCCAACGCTGTCTTGGCCTCTCCC GTTGAGATGTTCAAGATTAAGATGCAAGGACAGTATGGCGGAAAGGACGATAAGAGACTTGGGCGAGTCGTTGGCGACATGTGGAAGGAATATGGATTTCGAAACGGTATCATGCGAGGATACTGG GTCACTGTCATTCGCGAAATTCCTGCCTACGCGGGTTTCTATGCTG GCTACGAATACAGCAAGCGTTGGTTTGCCAAGCATTATGCTCCTAACAATCTCCCTGTCTGGACGCTCCTCACGTCCGGTGCTGTTGGTGGCGTTTCCTACTGGCTTGCTTGTTACCCTCTCGATGTCGTCAAGTCTCGAGTACAAATGGCGAGGCTTCCACCAAGCAAGGGAGGGTGGTTAAGCGGAGGTTACGTTGCAAGAGAGATAAACGCGATCGTCATGGAAGGTGGTGTAAGCTCATTGTTCCGTGGTATTGGGCCGTCTCTTGTCAGGGCTGTGCCCGCTGCCGGTGCTACCTTTGCCGCTTATGAACTTGCCAGGG AATATATAATCAACCACAACCTTTTGTAA